A window from Felis catus isolate Fca126 chromosome B1, F.catus_Fca126_mat1.0, whole genome shotgun sequence encodes these proteins:
- the LCORL gene encoding ligand-dependent nuclear receptor corepressor-like protein isoform X5: MDHGYEETSVYLKDCIPSLDSSQSTPTEELSSQGQSNTEKIECQAENYLNALFRKKDLPQNCDPNIPLVAQELMKKMIRQFAIEYISKSGKIQENRNGSIGPSLICKSIQMNQAENSLQEEQEGPLDLTVNRMQEQNTQQGDGVLDLSTKKTSIKSEESSICDPSSENSMAGSTVDAKSEEATKMEKGKSALSKVLESLCIHHQQQVLAMLKFLVQEQNAASLCYCNTSYTVSSESQKPLIEDDLHGLFCSCEYRLAERGYLQNERQSPGVVPLPVCIKDLHCLSCQTITIEHIMTVVNRGIANSYNSHRCCSGLLPNIHSTKSTFHTPLSSRDICDVSVSLKDVCRSRSPSPPPLSPVQTEGFEKLKDVVSELSALENNRLEININQPPSLTPAEINSDKTDHEGKIHKTKKFSNSDSLLLEGSGNCTTNQEKGETTVIFQDLMDRINEKLKSIETTDMGNLVKLSSSDCNTDNDLKLRDLIASLLHNAKASDYSFMELLSQHDKKVENKIIQTRFRKRQETLLSVHNSPDSPTFRRQSLQIKRELASLDENFVRKRYTEKNSRKLTRNDEIFSMDREEFCHCQGSLQNSKSLQENNHAETFSPDCALQSLQLPLHSLETNLAFDAFSESFKTTSPGKMSITKLQEKSAAGKRLLQNHRKNPKLENTKTPLKSDVPGLLSRTKRHIVPPGWYSIYVTNNYVFKKSPKAKKISDSAKKKDPVKNTQIESSHNIDLNKIAMNSNLQVVVERLEDTINMAKKSWNNHSLSEGCKTSKKLIEIDGKDQDAGRNMTLTVSRMTCKEQSLSKSVVAASNIKSNHTPTIDLNSKRLDNPENSSILDTSSLISGVQNVPAKYEAIESSFSSYSSPIKLMFLSEVKSNEGVKYTLTSVGTSKSNADLPSEKYPSHDAIEKQPETNEDIPDPNFENYSSNRNGSDTLQGELNKFNCAKETTESPAMFIDDVNSDKPQDKPKENPSNDTDSSFKRKPGRPKKIGPQVVKQIKRPIGRPPKPKTDQTDITICQNESSSTGKKSPESLLSEVKEGIYKKSITVTVIYGRSRRTKRHVSEGTVNISNVISFSNNADFPTECNSLRNIREYKIDSGERSAISTLTTESEILGSGFEYIRPIKNKSVIPQPSKNIIRPNQKPFAVIRKPGRPAKVKISGISVTINRVSPQEREVSISSCLPPLEQENILEKNLAEEKKYDHQCNKMDTRHTEADIFKNGSKSMVAAIPLRHSIRDRKPSLHLVHPLASSSSLIYRNTLLRKSYKLHLQKGKSEKEKHRQSRIKIASKGTPGLRNSKNAKMCLEDNKLIPISEVSLDPIISSNPLLRWWAASTSNDSLLEELNNRFEQITNAWVQVSGDEAENCVHKKRERIESDNFKIANPLETCLLELEVSPVKMLFRKKYDLNELCIWFMQTTETQSLSLVRKANARNPLEVINTRGIKLGTKYSHFNTSPFRKHFKKFALSSPSKSAGKLHILHKIVSSPLLNVRSNLTLARLKRTEFKRLQHERWKREGKPHNHGTVDWISKRRNLRFFCQNQFLKKTEGGTNADIPLQGKNTIDNQFILPPEIRDDSLQQKVAMSDLKTHANLENNFKTEAKENGTNCSQKGFEKGSRLGNVCPHNWRSKTLKDCRIFLRKINYFEHRNTFKLNTIIYSPESIGSGTNHQTHIEESKRFTLRSHSARQNSFKKQSKEIENAKTNSPSTDKFPGQLDNSRLNKCVNYDKNPDSSDVLSKLNKRKRPPWKTTEMSTKRHKRQSCNSGQMANYYSKSQLASRPALSI; the protein is encoded by the exons ttcaacTGTTGATGCAAAATCAGAGGAAGCTactaaaatggaaaaaggaaaatcagcATTAAGCAAAGTTTTGGAATCTTTGTGCATACATCACCAGCAACAAGTTTTGGCCATGTTGAAATTTCTAGTCCAAGAGCAAAATGCTGCTTCTCTTTGCTATTGTAATACATCATATACTGTGTCTTCAGAATCTCAAAAGCCCCTAATTGAAGATGATTTACATGGTCTATTCTGTAGTTGTGAATATAGGCTGGCAGAAAGAGggtatttacaaaatgaaagacaaagccCTGGTGTTGTGCCTCTGCCAGTCTGTATTAAAGATTTACATTGTTTATCTTGCCAAACTATAACTATTGAACACATTATGACAGTAGTGAATAGAGGAATTGCAAACAGTTATAATTCTCACAGGTGCTGTTCTGGACTATTACCAAACATTCACTCTACAAAATCAACCTTTCACACTCCTCTTTCATCAAGGGACATATGTGATGTTTCAGTCAGTCTTAAGGATGTTTGTAGATCTCGAAGTCCATCACCCCCACCATTATCACCTGTACAGACGGAaggatttgaaaaattaaaagatgttgTCTCAGAGCTCTCAGCCTTAGAAAATAACAGacttgaaataaacattaaccagcctccctctctcacaccagcagaaataaacagtgaCAAGACTGATCATGAaggtaaaatacataaaactaaaaaattcagCAACTCGGATTCTTTGCTCCTGGAAGGCAGTGGTAATTGTACTACAAATCAGGAAAAAGGTGAAACTACTGTAATTTTTCAAGATTTAATGGATCgtattaatgaaaaattaaaatcaatagaAACTACAGATATGGGAAACCTTGTAAAATTATCTAGCAGTGATTGTAATACAgataatgatttaaaattaagAGATTTAATAGCTTCTCTCTTGCATAATGCCAAGGCCAGTGATTACAGTtttatggaattgctgagtcaacaTGATAAAAAGGTagagaataaaattattcagACAAGATTTCGAAAGCGTCAAGAAACTTTACTTTCAGTGCACAACTCTCCTGATTCACCCACGTTTAGAAGGCAGTCTTtgcaaataaaaagagaacttgCCAGTCTTGATGaaaattttgtaagaaaaagatatactgaaaaaaattcaaggaagTTGACACGCAACGATGAGATATTTTCAATGGACAGAGAGGAATTCTGTCATTGCCAAGGGTCTTTACAAAATTCTAAAAGCTTGCAAGAAAATAATCATGCAGAAACATTTTCACCAGATTGTGCATTGCAGTCATTGCAACTACCTCTTCATAGTTTAGAAACTAACTTAGCTTTTGATGCATTTTCAGAAAGCTTTAAGACAACTTCCCCTGGGAAAATGAGCATAACAAAATTACAGGAGAAATCTGCAGCTGGGAAAAGACTTTTGCAAAATCACAGGAAGAATCCAAAACTGGAGAATACCAAAACTCCTTTGAAAAGTGATGTTCCTGGACTTTTGAGCAGAACTAAACGACATATTGTGCCCCCAGGATGGTATTCTATATATGTAACaaataattatgttttcaaaaaatccCCTAAGGCCAAAAAAATTTCtgattctgcaaaaaaaaaagatccagtgaAAAATACTCAAATTGAAAGCTCACACAATATAGATCTAAACAAAATTGCAATGAATTCCAATTTACAAGTTGTTGTGGAACGTTTGGAAGATACAATAAATATGGCCAAAAAGTCTTGGAATAATCACTCATTATCTGAAGGATGTAAGACATCCAAGAAATTGATAGAAATTGATGGTAAAGATCAAGATGCAGGAAGAAACATGACTCTAACTGTAAGCAGAATGACATGCAAAGAGCAGAGTTTATCAAAATCTGTGGTAGCAGCCAGCAATATCAAAAGCAATCATACACCTACAATAGATTTGAATAGCAAAAGACTTGATAATCCAGAAAATTCATCTATTTTAGATACGAGTAGCTTGATTTCCGGTGTTCAAAATGTGCCAGCAAAATACGAGGCCATTGAAAGCTCTTTTTCCAGCTATTCTAGTCCTATCAAACTCATGTTTTTATCTGAGGTTAAAAGCAATGAAGGAGTCAAATATACTTTAACTTCAGTCGGTACTTCCAAGTCAAATGCTGATCTTCCTTCTGAAAAATATCCAAGTCATGATGCAATTGAAAAACAACCAGAAACAAATGAGGATATCCCAGATCCTAACTTTGAAAATTATAGTTCTAATCGTAATGGTAGTGACACTCTTCAGGGAGAACTAAACAAATTTAATTGTGCAAAAGAAACTACAGAATCCCCTGCAATGTTTATAGATGATGTGAACAGTGATAAGCCACAAGACAAACCTAAGGAAAATCCAAGCAATGATACGGATTCATCTTTTAAACGAAAACCAGGTAGACCTAAAAAGATAGGTCCCCAGGTTGTGAAACAAATTAAGCGGCCAATTGGAAGACCACCAAAACCTAAAACCGATCAAACAGACATCACCATTTGCCAAAATGAATCGTCTAGTACTGGAAAGAAAAGTCCAGAATCCCTCCTATCAGAAGTGAAAGAAGGTATCTATAAAAAGAGTATTACCGTAACTGTTATTTATGGAAGATCAAGAAGAACTAAAAGGCATGTTTCTGAAGGAACTGTAAACATAAGCAATGTTATATCTTTCAGCAATAATGCTGATTTTCCAACTGAATGTAATAGTCTCAGAAATATTAGAGAATACAAAATTGACTCAGGTGAAAGAAGTGCTATTTCAACTTTGACTACTGAAAGTGAGATCTTGGGGTCTGGCTTTGAATATATTAGGCCCATCAAGAACAAGTCTGTGATACCTCAACCTTCCAAGAACATTATCCGACCAAATCAGAAGCCTTTTGCAGTAATTAGGAAGCCTGGTAGACCTGCAAAAGTGAAAATCTCTGGCATATCTGTGACTATTAATAGAGTTTCACCTCAGGAGAGAGAAGTAAGTATTAGCAGCTGTTTGCCTCCTTtagaacaagaaaatatattagagaaaaatctggctgaagaaaaaaagtatgaTCACCAATGCAATAAGATGGACACAAGGCACACTGAAGCTGACATATTTAAGAATGGATCAAAAAGTATGGTTGCTGCTATACCTTTGAGACATTCTATTAGGGATAGAAAGCCATCTCTCCATCTCGTACATCCATTAGCATCTTCCAGCTCACTTATTTATAGAAATACTCTGCTCCGTAAATCATATAAACTCCATTTGCAGAAAGGtaaaagtgagaaggaaaaacatAGGCAGTCAAGGATAAAAATAGCTTCAAAAGGTACCCCTGGACTTAGAAattcaaagaatgcaaaaatgtgTTTGGAAGATAACAAATTAATACCCATTTCTGAAGTATCCTTGGACCCTATAATTTCATCAAACCCTTTGCTCAGGTGGTGGGCTGCTTCTACTTCAAATGATTCCTTATTAGAGGAATTAAACAATAGATTTGAGCAAATAACAAATGCTTGGGTGCAAGTGAGTGGAGATGAAGCTGAAAACTGTgttcataaaaaaagagaacgCATTGAAAGTGATAATTTCAAAATAGCAAACCCTTTGGAAACCTGTCTTTTAGAACTTGAAGTTTCACCTGTAAAAATGCTTTTTCGGAAAAAGTATGATTTGAATGAACTCTGTATCTGGTTTatgcaaacaacagaaacacaGTCTCTTTCACTAGTTAGAAAAGCAAATGCTCGAAACCCTTTGGAAGTAATAAATACCAGAGGAATTAAATTAGGGaccaaatattctcattttaatacTAGCCCCTTcagaaagcactttaaaaaatttgcacTGTCTTCTCCTTCAAAATCAGCAGGGAAGTTGCATATACTACATAAAATAGTTAGCTCTCCACTGTTAAATGTGAGAAGTAATTTAACATTAGCTAGATTAAAAAGAACTGAGTTTAAGAGGTTGCAGCACGAAAggtggaaaagagagggaaagccGCACAACCATGGAACAGTTGATTGGATCTCTAAAAGAAGGAACTTAAGATTTTTTTGCcagaatcaatttttaaaaaagactgaggGGGGAACAAATGCTGACATCCCACTCCAAGGAAAAAACACAATAGATAATCAGTTTATTTTGCCACCTGAGATCAGAGATGACTCTTTGCAACAGAAGGTGGCAATGTCTGACTTGAAAACACATGCTAATTTAGAGAATAATTTTAAGACAGAAGCAAAGGAGAATGGAACAAATTGCAGCCAAAAAGGTTTTGAAAAGGGATCAAGACTAGGAAATGTATGTCCACATAACTGGAGGTCAAAAACCTTAAAAGATTGTAGAATATTTTTGAGGAAGATCAACTATTTTGAACACAGAAATACTTTTAAACTAAATACAATCATTTACTCTCCTGAATCTATTGGCAGTGGAACTAATCATCAGACTCACATAGAAGAATCAAAGCGCTTTACCTTAAGATCCCATTCTGCTAggcaaaattcttttaaaaagcaatctaaagaaatagaaaatgctaaAACAAATAGTCCTTCAACCGATAAATTTCCTGGCCAACTTGACAATAGTAgattaaataaatgtgttaacTATGACAAGAATCCTGATAGTTCTGACGTTCTTAGCAaattgaacaaaagaaaaagaccgCCATGGAAGACCACAGAAATgtcaacaaaaagacataaacgACAGTCTTGCAACAGTGGACAAATGGCAAACTATTATTCAAAATCCCAACTAG CCTCCAGACCTGCTTTGTCTATCTGA
- the LCORL gene encoding ligand-dependent nuclear receptor corepressor-like protein isoform X4 — MDEKCSFCNLQREAVSDCIPSLDSSQSTPTEELSSQGQSNTEKIECQAENYLNALFRKKDLPQNCDPNIPLVAQELMKKMIRQFAIEYISKSGKIQENRNGSIGPSLICKSIQMNQAENSLQEEQEGPLDLTVNRMQEQNTQQGDGVLDLSTKKTSIKSEESSICDPSSENSMAGSTVDAKSEEATKMEKGKSALSKVLESLCIHHQQQVLAMLKFLVQEQNAASLCYCNTSYTVSSESQKPLIEDDLHGLFCSCEYRLAERGYLQNERQSPGVVPLPVCIKDLHCLSCQTITIEHIMTVVNRGIANSYNSHRCCSGLLPNIHSTKSTFHTPLSSRDICDVSVSLKDVCRSRSPSPPPLSPVQTEGFEKLKDVVSELSALENNRLEININQPPSLTPAEINSDKTDHEGKIHKTKKFSNSDSLLLEGSGNCTTNQEKGETTVIFQDLMDRINEKLKSIETTDMGNLVKLSSSDCNTDNDLKLRDLIASLLHNAKASDYSFMELLSQHDKKVENKIIQTRFRKRQETLLSVHNSPDSPTFRRQSLQIKRELASLDENFVRKRYTEKNSRKLTRNDEIFSMDREEFCHCQGSLQNSKSLQENNHAETFSPDCALQSLQLPLHSLETNLAFDAFSESFKTTSPGKMSITKLQEKSAAGKRLLQNHRKNPKLENTKTPLKSDVPGLLSRTKRHIVPPGWYSIYVTNNYVFKKSPKAKKISDSAKKKDPVKNTQIESSHNIDLNKIAMNSNLQVVVERLEDTINMAKKSWNNHSLSEGCKTSKKLIEIDGKDQDAGRNMTLTVSRMTCKEQSLSKSVVAASNIKSNHTPTIDLNSKRLDNPENSSILDTSSLISGVQNVPAKYEAIESSFSSYSSPIKLMFLSEVKSNEGVKYTLTSVGTSKSNADLPSEKYPSHDAIEKQPETNEDIPDPNFENYSSNRNGSDTLQGELNKFNCAKETTESPAMFIDDVNSDKPQDKPKENPSNDTDSSFKRKPGRPKKIGPQVVKQIKRPIGRPPKPKTDQTDITICQNESSSTGKKSPESLLSEVKEGIYKKSITVTVIYGRSRRTKRHVSEGTVNISNVISFSNNADFPTECNSLRNIREYKIDSGERSAISTLTTESEILGSGFEYIRPIKNKSVIPQPSKNIIRPNQKPFAVIRKPGRPAKVKISGISVTINRVSPQEREVSISSCLPPLEQENILEKNLAEEKKYDHQCNKMDTRHTEADIFKNGSKSMVAAIPLRHSIRDRKPSLHLVHPLASSSSLIYRNTLLRKSYKLHLQKGKSEKEKHRQSRIKIASKGTPGLRNSKNAKMCLEDNKLIPISEVSLDPIISSNPLLRWWAASTSNDSLLEELNNRFEQITNAWVQVSGDEAENCVHKKRERIESDNFKIANPLETCLLELEVSPVKMLFRKKYDLNELCIWFMQTTETQSLSLVRKANARNPLEVINTRGIKLGTKYSHFNTSPFRKHFKKFALSSPSKSAGKLHILHKIVSSPLLNVRSNLTLARLKRTEFKRLQHERWKREGKPHNHGTVDWISKRRNLRFFCQNQFLKKTEGGTNADIPLQGKNTIDNQFILPPEIRDDSLQQKVAMSDLKTHANLENNFKTEAKENGTNCSQKGFEKGSRLGNVCPHNWRSKTLKDCRIFLRKINYFEHRNTFKLNTIIYSPESIGSGTNHQTHIEESKRFTLRSHSARQNSFKKQSKEIENAKTNSPSTDKFPGQLDNSRLNKCVNYDKNPDSSDVLSKLNKRKRPPWKTTEMSTKRHKRQSCNSGQMANYYSKSQLASRPALSI, encoded by the exons ttcaacTGTTGATGCAAAATCAGAGGAAGCTactaaaatggaaaaaggaaaatcagcATTAAGCAAAGTTTTGGAATCTTTGTGCATACATCACCAGCAACAAGTTTTGGCCATGTTGAAATTTCTAGTCCAAGAGCAAAATGCTGCTTCTCTTTGCTATTGTAATACATCATATACTGTGTCTTCAGAATCTCAAAAGCCCCTAATTGAAGATGATTTACATGGTCTATTCTGTAGTTGTGAATATAGGCTGGCAGAAAGAGggtatttacaaaatgaaagacaaagccCTGGTGTTGTGCCTCTGCCAGTCTGTATTAAAGATTTACATTGTTTATCTTGCCAAACTATAACTATTGAACACATTATGACAGTAGTGAATAGAGGAATTGCAAACAGTTATAATTCTCACAGGTGCTGTTCTGGACTATTACCAAACATTCACTCTACAAAATCAACCTTTCACACTCCTCTTTCATCAAGGGACATATGTGATGTTTCAGTCAGTCTTAAGGATGTTTGTAGATCTCGAAGTCCATCACCCCCACCATTATCACCTGTACAGACGGAaggatttgaaaaattaaaagatgttgTCTCAGAGCTCTCAGCCTTAGAAAATAACAGacttgaaataaacattaaccagcctccctctctcacaccagcagaaataaacagtgaCAAGACTGATCATGAaggtaaaatacataaaactaaaaaattcagCAACTCGGATTCTTTGCTCCTGGAAGGCAGTGGTAATTGTACTACAAATCAGGAAAAAGGTGAAACTACTGTAATTTTTCAAGATTTAATGGATCgtattaatgaaaaattaaaatcaatagaAACTACAGATATGGGAAACCTTGTAAAATTATCTAGCAGTGATTGTAATACAgataatgatttaaaattaagAGATTTAATAGCTTCTCTCTTGCATAATGCCAAGGCCAGTGATTACAGTtttatggaattgctgagtcaacaTGATAAAAAGGTagagaataaaattattcagACAAGATTTCGAAAGCGTCAAGAAACTTTACTTTCAGTGCACAACTCTCCTGATTCACCCACGTTTAGAAGGCAGTCTTtgcaaataaaaagagaacttgCCAGTCTTGATGaaaattttgtaagaaaaagatatactgaaaaaaattcaaggaagTTGACACGCAACGATGAGATATTTTCAATGGACAGAGAGGAATTCTGTCATTGCCAAGGGTCTTTACAAAATTCTAAAAGCTTGCAAGAAAATAATCATGCAGAAACATTTTCACCAGATTGTGCATTGCAGTCATTGCAACTACCTCTTCATAGTTTAGAAACTAACTTAGCTTTTGATGCATTTTCAGAAAGCTTTAAGACAACTTCCCCTGGGAAAATGAGCATAACAAAATTACAGGAGAAATCTGCAGCTGGGAAAAGACTTTTGCAAAATCACAGGAAGAATCCAAAACTGGAGAATACCAAAACTCCTTTGAAAAGTGATGTTCCTGGACTTTTGAGCAGAACTAAACGACATATTGTGCCCCCAGGATGGTATTCTATATATGTAACaaataattatgttttcaaaaaatccCCTAAGGCCAAAAAAATTTCtgattctgcaaaaaaaaaagatccagtgaAAAATACTCAAATTGAAAGCTCACACAATATAGATCTAAACAAAATTGCAATGAATTCCAATTTACAAGTTGTTGTGGAACGTTTGGAAGATACAATAAATATGGCCAAAAAGTCTTGGAATAATCACTCATTATCTGAAGGATGTAAGACATCCAAGAAATTGATAGAAATTGATGGTAAAGATCAAGATGCAGGAAGAAACATGACTCTAACTGTAAGCAGAATGACATGCAAAGAGCAGAGTTTATCAAAATCTGTGGTAGCAGCCAGCAATATCAAAAGCAATCATACACCTACAATAGATTTGAATAGCAAAAGACTTGATAATCCAGAAAATTCATCTATTTTAGATACGAGTAGCTTGATTTCCGGTGTTCAAAATGTGCCAGCAAAATACGAGGCCATTGAAAGCTCTTTTTCCAGCTATTCTAGTCCTATCAAACTCATGTTTTTATCTGAGGTTAAAAGCAATGAAGGAGTCAAATATACTTTAACTTCAGTCGGTACTTCCAAGTCAAATGCTGATCTTCCTTCTGAAAAATATCCAAGTCATGATGCAATTGAAAAACAACCAGAAACAAATGAGGATATCCCAGATCCTAACTTTGAAAATTATAGTTCTAATCGTAATGGTAGTGACACTCTTCAGGGAGAACTAAACAAATTTAATTGTGCAAAAGAAACTACAGAATCCCCTGCAATGTTTATAGATGATGTGAACAGTGATAAGCCACAAGACAAACCTAAGGAAAATCCAAGCAATGATACGGATTCATCTTTTAAACGAAAACCAGGTAGACCTAAAAAGATAGGTCCCCAGGTTGTGAAACAAATTAAGCGGCCAATTGGAAGACCACCAAAACCTAAAACCGATCAAACAGACATCACCATTTGCCAAAATGAATCGTCTAGTACTGGAAAGAAAAGTCCAGAATCCCTCCTATCAGAAGTGAAAGAAGGTATCTATAAAAAGAGTATTACCGTAACTGTTATTTATGGAAGATCAAGAAGAACTAAAAGGCATGTTTCTGAAGGAACTGTAAACATAAGCAATGTTATATCTTTCAGCAATAATGCTGATTTTCCAACTGAATGTAATAGTCTCAGAAATATTAGAGAATACAAAATTGACTCAGGTGAAAGAAGTGCTATTTCAACTTTGACTACTGAAAGTGAGATCTTGGGGTCTGGCTTTGAATATATTAGGCCCATCAAGAACAAGTCTGTGATACCTCAACCTTCCAAGAACATTATCCGACCAAATCAGAAGCCTTTTGCAGTAATTAGGAAGCCTGGTAGACCTGCAAAAGTGAAAATCTCTGGCATATCTGTGACTATTAATAGAGTTTCACCTCAGGAGAGAGAAGTAAGTATTAGCAGCTGTTTGCCTCCTTtagaacaagaaaatatattagagaaaaatctggctgaagaaaaaaagtatgaTCACCAATGCAATAAGATGGACACAAGGCACACTGAAGCTGACATATTTAAGAATGGATCAAAAAGTATGGTTGCTGCTATACCTTTGAGACATTCTATTAGGGATAGAAAGCCATCTCTCCATCTCGTACATCCATTAGCATCTTCCAGCTCACTTATTTATAGAAATACTCTGCTCCGTAAATCATATAAACTCCATTTGCAGAAAGGtaaaagtgagaaggaaaaacatAGGCAGTCAAGGATAAAAATAGCTTCAAAAGGTACCCCTGGACTTAGAAattcaaagaatgcaaaaatgtgTTTGGAAGATAACAAATTAATACCCATTTCTGAAGTATCCTTGGACCCTATAATTTCATCAAACCCTTTGCTCAGGTGGTGGGCTGCTTCTACTTCAAATGATTCCTTATTAGAGGAATTAAACAATAGATTTGAGCAAATAACAAATGCTTGGGTGCAAGTGAGTGGAGATGAAGCTGAAAACTGTgttcataaaaaaagagaacgCATTGAAAGTGATAATTTCAAAATAGCAAACCCTTTGGAAACCTGTCTTTTAGAACTTGAAGTTTCACCTGTAAAAATGCTTTTTCGGAAAAAGTATGATTTGAATGAACTCTGTATCTGGTTTatgcaaacaacagaaacacaGTCTCTTTCACTAGTTAGAAAAGCAAATGCTCGAAACCCTTTGGAAGTAATAAATACCAGAGGAATTAAATTAGGGaccaaatattctcattttaatacTAGCCCCTTcagaaagcactttaaaaaatttgcacTGTCTTCTCCTTCAAAATCAGCAGGGAAGTTGCATATACTACATAAAATAGTTAGCTCTCCACTGTTAAATGTGAGAAGTAATTTAACATTAGCTAGATTAAAAAGAACTGAGTTTAAGAGGTTGCAGCACGAAAggtggaaaagagagggaaagccGCACAACCATGGAACAGTTGATTGGATCTCTAAAAGAAGGAACTTAAGATTTTTTTGCcagaatcaatttttaaaaaagactgaggGGGGAACAAATGCTGACATCCCACTCCAAGGAAAAAACACAATAGATAATCAGTTTATTTTGCCACCTGAGATCAGAGATGACTCTTTGCAACAGAAGGTGGCAATGTCTGACTTGAAAACACATGCTAATTTAGAGAATAATTTTAAGACAGAAGCAAAGGAGAATGGAACAAATTGCAGCCAAAAAGGTTTTGAAAAGGGATCAAGACTAGGAAATGTATGTCCACATAACTGGAGGTCAAAAACCTTAAAAGATTGTAGAATATTTTTGAGGAAGATCAACTATTTTGAACACAGAAATACTTTTAAACTAAATACAATCATTTACTCTCCTGAATCTATTGGCAGTGGAACTAATCATCAGACTCACATAGAAGAATCAAAGCGCTTTACCTTAAGATCCCATTCTGCTAggcaaaattcttttaaaaagcaatctaaagaaatagaaaatgctaaAACAAATAGTCCTTCAACCGATAAATTTCCTGGCCAACTTGACAATAGTAgattaaataaatgtgttaacTATGACAAGAATCCTGATAGTTCTGACGTTCTTAGCAaattgaacaaaagaaaaagaccgCCATGGAAGACCACAGAAATgtcaacaaaaagacataaacgACAGTCTTGCAACAGTGGACAAATGGCAAACTATTATTCAAAATCCCAACTAG CCTCCAGACCTGCTTTGTCTATCTGA